Genomic DNA from Sporosarcina sp. ANT_H38:
TTGTGCAGGACTGTTCATATGAATTTTGTGTTTTGATTATTTGTGGCGCCGAGCCATAGGGCATTGATTTCTGATAAGCTACGTCATGACATACCCTGTCAATTGAATTCGATCCTACAAGAGCTGAAATTTGAAAAAAGCCATCATCACCTTCGTACCTTTCATCATTCACCCTCTGCCAACTTGCAGGATATTGAAAGTTAACACCAAATTTTTCACTCGTAAATTCCTTTTTCAACAAATCTAGAATCGACGTTGGTGACCATTGCACTGACACGATATTTACCCCTTCAATAAGTCGTATTGGGACGGGATGACCTAAATCGATCACCCACATCTCAGTAGCAAATTCCTGCTCTTTACATCCAGAAAGGTAAGCAATTCTTCTTCCATCTGGTGACCATGTGACCGGAGTAGAAAAACAATTCGAAATCGCCCATATCCGATCCTCGCTCCCTTGACGGTCCACAGTTCTAATTTGCGCAAAGTAGCCTCTATCCTCAAATGCGGTTGCACTATAGGCAATCCGTAAAGAATCCGGAGACCATTCTGGGAAGTAGTTTTTGCCGTTTGGTCCACCCTTCACTTCATGTACAGCACCTGTAGCAATTTCCACGGTGTAAATGATTGAAACACTTGCTCCTGGTGTTGTATAGAAAGCAAAAGTACCATCAGGCGATAAATGTGTATCATGAAGAGGACCGTTTGTATTTCTAGTAATTTGCTTTTTAGCCGTTCCGTACGTATTACTTCGGAAAAGCTGACTTATACCAGAACTATCAGGCGCTTGAAACAGTAACTCCGTGCCACTCGGAAACCAACTAACATCTGATGCGCCGGATTGCATAATTGTCTCCGCTTCATGAAGCGTGGCGTTATACAACAAGATCATTCCTCGAGCTACATAAGCCAAACTGGAACTATCCGGAGACCAATCGAGACTAAAATCTACTCCTACTTCCAACTGATCAATACCGGCAATTAAACCCGTTTCAGCGTAAATAATATAGATAATTCTATCCTTCCCGACAAATGCAATTCGATTGCTATCTGGCGACCAAACTGGCTTTGAGAATACATCACCTAAACCATTTGTAAGCAGTTTATTTTCCCCAGTTCGCGGATTATAAACCCAAATATCGTACTGCCCTCCACGATTGGATGTATATGCAAGAAATCCTGGGTAACCCGTAGGAGCGTAAGGAACGACTAACTTCATTCCTGGATTAATCCCCGTGGACGGGAGTTCATTGACCTTCTGTAGATACCCGGGGTTAATTTGACCATCTGTCGTTACGTTGAAACGATTAGCAATTTTACTCAATGTGTCCCCAGGTTGGGCGACGTAATAAGAAACACCAGGCGGTATCTGGAGTAACTGACCAACCGCTAAGACATAAGGTGGACTAAGCCTATTTGTTTCAGCTATCAAAGAAGCAGGAACACCAAACGTTTGGGAAATTCGATCCACAGAATCACCCGACTTCACACGGTACTTATTGACACCAGGCGGAATTGATAGCTGTTGCCCTACAGAGATTGTATACGGAGACGTTAAATTATTTGCGGCAATAAGTGATTTCACTGGAAGTTCCCACCGCTTAGCTATGCGAATTAATGTATCACCAGGCCGAACTACATAAAAAAGTTGCATTGATAACACATCCCTTCATAATAACAATATCTGTTGAATCCGGTTCCAGTAACTAGCAACTGGGGTACGTGTGTGACCTGAGTCCCACCTTCCTATCCATACCTATGTTATTCGTCTAGTGGGCGTTATGTTCTAAATAAAGGTCTTGTTCATTGGACGATTCTAATACATAGAACTAAAAAAACGAACTGCTCTAAAAAAGAGCGGTTCGTTGTTCCAATTTTGCTTATTTATTTTTCAAAAACTTGGTGAAGCACATCACTCGGTTTGCTGTTATTTAGGTTTTTGTAAATACAGCTTGCTGGCTTTTCACGCAAAGTTTCGGCGAATGCATTTGCCAAATCAGCTTCTCCAGACACATGGATTTCTGCCCAACCGCGCTCTTTCTTCAATTTCGCAACGATTTCACCCATTCCTTTATAAAACCTTTGTAGATTTTCTCTCAGGCGAGGTTCAATTGCGTCACCTTTTGAACTTCCCATTCCAACATTATGCGCTGCCGAAGCTTTACTCCGTTCTCCCCATCCTTCCAGATTCGGGTCGAATTCGTACGTAACTTCGCCAATGACAGCTCCCATTGCTGTATCTAAAATGCGTACTTCCCCGAAGCTTGGTAAGATAATACCCGCTTCCGGATATGCTTTATACATATATTCCATTTCTTGAGTTACTGGGTGGTTTTCCCAGTGGAAGCTAGTCTTCACAGGGACTTGAACATAATGAACTGACCATAATTCTGGGTCTGCTGATGCAAAAATGACAACACCTTTACTTAGATCATTCTTATTATCCTCGACCTCTTTTTCGATTTTTGTCTTAACGGCATTAAAAGCCTTTATTTCTTTTTCGTCATCAGAAGCTTTCAAATACTCATCAATTCGCTTTAAACCACTCTTCAAATGAATTCTCCACGCACCATTTAATTGCTCTGGATCACCCGGATTGGTGTTTAAATATACACTCAATACACAACGATCTTCACATTGAAAGTTTTTTAAGGTTTGAATTTCTTTGCTTAATGACATAATTTAATTAACCTCCTTAAGTTTTGATTCTTTACTAGCATACCCTCCTGCGCTAAGTCTAAAACGAATTGCGAGTGATACTGTCACATGAAATTCATGTTTACTAGTTCAACCGGATCAAAACTCTAAGAAATTAAGGCAACATTTTCTATTTATTCACTAAGTTCAGCTTTCCACTCTTCTTTAATTTCAAGACCAATTTTAGATGCTGTCTCTTCATTGATTACAAATTTTAAATTTTTCGGAACTTGTACAGGTAATTCGGATGCTTTACTTTCCCCTTTTAATATCTTCACAGCCATTTGACCTGTTTCATAACCAAGATCATGATAATTAAAACCGTATGCTGCTAATCCACCTCGTTTAACGGAATCTAGCTCACCGACCATCATTGGTAGTTTATTGTCATATGCAACTGAAGTTACCGATTCAAGCGCAGAAACAACCGTGTTGTCCTTAATAATATACAAAGAGTCTACTTTACCAATCAATGAATCGACAGCTTGTTTTACATCTGCTGATGTCGCAACAGGTGCTTCAACAACATTCAAATCCATATCCTTTATTACTTCATGAACCTTGTCCATTTGAGCTCGTGCATTTTGTTCTCCTGAATTAAAAATCATGCCTACATTTTTCGCTCCTAATTGTTCTTTCAGGAACGTCAGTGTCTGCGGAATTACATCAGGATGTAAATCAATTGTACCTGTTACATTCCCTCCAGGACTTTCTAATGATTTCACCAACTCAGCACCTACAGCATCTGTAACTGACGTGAAGACAATCGGAATTTCTTGAGTCGCACTCGCCACTGCCTGTGCACTAGGTGTCGAATTTGCAAAGATCAAGTCTACATTAGAATTAACAAGGTTTGTAGCAATCGTTGTATTAGCACTGTTATCATTTTGTGCGTTCTGCACTAGATATTCCACGTCAAGCCCTGCATCTTCAATCGCTTTTTTAAATCCTTCAAAAGCAGCATTCAAAGATGGGTGTTCTACAATCTGCGTGACACCTATTTTATATTTCTTTGTCTCCTCATTTTTTTCGGACGATCCCTTCTTCTCTTCGCCACCACACGCCGATAGAAGCAATGCAGCACTAAAAACTACAACCGCCATTTTTCTCCAATAGTTCTTCATTCTTTTTCCCCCTTATTTAATTAAACCTACATATTTTGTGAAAATTTGATTCCTAATGATAATTTTTCATAATGCTACACTGACTGTTATTAATAGTCAATAAGGTTTCGGACATCTCTAAATATTAAGTTATCTCGTTCGAGCTATTCAAATCGGACAGTCCCTAGCATGTCCAATTTCTAAGTCGCCCATTTATTTTGCAATCGTCAACTCTTATCCATGCAAAAAACACCTACAAAAATGTTACCAAGTACTTTTTCGTAGGTGTTTCATATTTTTCTAATGAATCTGATGGCAGCTGCTATCACAATTTAAAGACACACACATGGAGTCACTAACCGGCAATGGGGTACTAGGCAGCCACTAAGTATCGAAACGGTATTAAATAGACTCATTACATCAAGCCATTATTTTCGGTTGTCTTTGTTCCAATAATGGTTCTGTACATTCTATTTCTTCACCCGTTTCAATATCCAGGAACGTACTTGTTTCATTAAACCAGCAATCTGGTGCTTTATGTCCCCAGAAAGTTTGGCGAAGTGGGTCATTTAAATCCCAGCGTTTCGGCTTTAAGTCTGGATCACTTGTTAAATAATCACCCGTGTAGAGTTCAATTCGATGGCCATCTGGATCTCTCAAATAGAGGAAGAAAGCATTGGATAATCCATGACGACCAGGTCCACGTTCAATCGAATTTGCATACCCCATACTTGCCAAAACATCACAACAATCGAGCACACTAAGCCGATCTGTCAGTGAATAAGCAAAATGATGCAATTTTGGCCCAGGTCCACTCATGAATGCTTGGTCATGAACAGTTGGCTTTCGATAAAGCCATGCTGCCCATAAGTCTCCATCTTCAGTATCCGTATACTCTGAACACGAGAATCCTAGGTGATCGACATAGAAATTATAAGCTTTTTGAACATCAGGTACTGCACAGTTTACATGGTCAATCCGTTGAATTTTCGCTCCACGATAAAGATCATAGCGCTGTAACATCCGGTCGACAGTGTGCATTTCCGCAAAAAATTCTAATGGTATACCTGAGATATCATGGGCTCGAAGGGTTCTTCCAATGGCATGTTGTTGACCTTTCGCTATCCATTTTGTTTTTAGGCCCTGTGAGATGAATAGCTTTTCAATTTCATCGAGATCCTGTTCTTTTTCCACCTTATAACTAAGTACTTCTACAGCTACTTTGTCTGCCTTTTTCAATAGTAAACTATGATGCGAATGTTCTTCTAAACCTCTTAAGTAAATATGGTTTTCATCACTTTCTGTTTCAATCATGCCTAATCCATCAACATAGAACTTACGTGACACCTGCAAATCCAGTACATGAAGAACAGTTCTCGCGATTCGAATGATTGAGAAGTCCAACGTATTCACCATACCTCTCTCTATTTTTTCCCGAACTGCTGAATACGATGTTCAGCAATTGAAACATGAATAATTTTCTGTTCAGTATAAAAATTGAAGCCGTAATGTCCACCTTCACGTCCAATTCCAGAGGATTTTGAGCCCCCAAAAGGTGTTCTTAAATCACGAACGTTCTGAGCATTCACCCAAAGCATCCCTGCTTCAACTTTATGCGCAACGCGATGTCCTCGTTTAATATCGTTCGTCCATACATAACCAGCAAGTCCGTAATCGATAGCGTTTGCCAACTTAATGACTTCTTCTTCATCTTTAAATGTCATCACTGTTAGAACTGGACCAAAGATTTCTTCTTGTGCAACGCGCATATTATTTTCAGCTTTTAATAGTAGCGTCGGTGCTACAAAGTTTCCTCTAGCGAATTCTATCGGTATGTCTCCAGTAATCACTTCGGTGCCTTCTTCTTTTGCTATTTCCAAGTATTTTTTCACCTTACTATAATGCCCTTTATCGATTAGTGGCCCCACTTCAGTATTTTCGTCAAGTGGATCACCGACTTTAATATTTTCTACACGAATTTTTAAAGCCTCAATAAATTTATCTTTGATCCCTTCTTGTACAAACAAGCGAGAGTTAGCAGTACATCGTTCACCGTTAAAAGAATAAATCCCCCAGACACAAGCATCTAGAGCACGATCGAAATCAGCGTCTTCAAAGATGATAATTGGTGATTTCCCACCAAGTTCCATCGAGCAACTTTTCAGTGTATCGGCACTATTTTTTATAATTGTTGAACCCGTCGTTGTTTCCCCTGTGAATGAAATCAGCTGGACATCAGGATGTTTTACCAGTGAATCCCCTGCTGTCTCACCGTAGCCATGAACAACGTTGAAAACACCTTTAGGAAGATCGGCTTTATGAATCACTTCAGCTAATAGATTAGCTGAAAGTGGAGATAGTTCTGCCGGCTTCAAAACAACTGTATTTCCTGTTGCAAGTGCCGGTGCAACTTTCCATGTTTCTAACATGAAAGGGGCATTCCATGGCGTGATTAATCCTGCCACTCCTACAGGCGCATGTATTGTGTAGTTGATAAATTCATCATCTACTTGATAGGCATCTCCAACAAGACGACTTTCCACCATACGAGCATAAAATCTAAAATTTTCTGAAGCTCGGCTTACCATATTTCGTGTTTGGCTAATTGGAAGTCCTGTATCAAGTGATTCCAAGTAAGCGATTTTCTCTATTTCTTCGTCAATCAAATCCGCAATACGGTAAATGTATGCCATTCTTTTATTAAGCTTCATTGTTTTCCAAGGACCATGATCAAAAGCTTCCCGCGCAGCTGCTACCGCTTTATTTACATCAGCAGATTGTCCTTCAGCCACTTCATTAATTTGTTCATTGGTAAACGGATTGATATTTTTGATAGTCTTCCCACTTAAAGCGGGAGTGAATTCTCCATTTATATAGAGTAAAATATTCTTTTGTGTTTCATGTTTATAAGAAGCTAAACCATGGACTGACACCATACTTATCACCCGTTTTCTTATTATATCTGTAGAAATAATGAATCCCATCGAATTCGCTACGACGCTAGGGAATGCCTCCCGCCCTAAGCCAAGCAGCTTTGCCGCCAGTCTTAGGGCTTCGGCTACCCCTTGTAAGGCGCCTTCGCTCAGTTTATTTAGGCATTCATTTTTTCAACAAATATATTATTTTTTATTCATTTCGCAGCAACTTCCTTGGGTAAGATTTCCAGTTCAATAAGTGATTCACGAACTTCTTGTTGTATTTCTGCAGAAGGTAAGCCTAAAGGTAAGCGAAGTTTCGGAGTGATTTTCCCCATCATGCCAAGTGCTACTTTAACTGGTGATGGATTTGTATCTTTGAAGAGTACGTCATTTAACGGCATTAATTCGAAGTGAAGATCTTGTGCTCTCGCAACATCTCCGGCAACCCATGCATTGTAAAGTTCTGCTACTTTTGTTGGCTCTACATTTGCTGTAGCGCTAATAAATCCAGCACCGCCAATTGCAAGCATCGGGTAGCAAAGCAGTTCGATTCCTGAGAACAATAGGAAATCTCTTCCACAGTTTAGTAATACACGATTGACGTGTTCAAAATCTTTATTTGCTTCTTTTACACCGATAATATTCGGGCAATCCTGGACTAAGCGTTTCATCGTACTAACTTCCATATTGACAGCGGACCTGCCTGGTATATTGTAAATAATAATTGGCGTTGTAACTGAATCTGCTACCGTTTTAAAGTGCTGATAGAGTGCTTCCTGGTTCGGTTTATTGTAGTAAGGTACGATAACCATTGCGGCATCTGCACCTAGTTCTTCTGCATATTTCGTTAACTCCATTGTTTCATCATGGTTTGTCGACCCTGTACCAGGTGCAAAAAACACGCGTCCTGCAATCGTTTCTTTTGCTAGTTCCATAACTCTTTTTCTTTCAGCAATTGTTAAAGAACTCGGTTCACCACTCGTTCCTGTAACAGAAATCCCATGACTTCCGCTTTCAATTTGCCAATTGATCAACTCAGTAAATACTTTTTCGTCAATCGCACCACTCTCAGTAAAGGGTGTAATTACAGGACAAATTGAACCTCTTAACTTTTTTTTAGCTTCTTCATATGCCAATATAATTCACTCCTTCAACGTTATTAAATCCCTGTTTACATAGTAAAATTTCTATCCTTCAAGTTCTTTTAATTCACGATATTTACCGTTGCAAAACATTAATGGCTCTTTTTCTTCGATTTTAACTCCAGTAACATGACCGATAAAAATCGTA
This window encodes:
- a CDS encoding LysM peptidoglycan-binding domain-containing protein, whose amino-acid sequence is MQLFYVVRPGDTLIRIAKRWELPVKSLIAANNLTSPYTISVGQQLSIPPGVNKYRVKSGDSVDRISQTFGVPASLIAETNRLSPPYVLAVGQLLQIPPGVSYYVAQPGDTLSKIANRFNVTTDGQINPGYLQKVNELPSTGINPGMKLVVPYAPTGYPGFLAYTSNRGGQYDIWVYNPRTGENKLLTNGLGDVFSKPVWSPDSNRIAFVGKDRIIYIIYAETGLIAGIDQLEVGVDFSLDWSPDSSSLAYVARGMILLYNATLHEAETIMQSGASDVSWFPSGTELLFQAPDSSGISQLFRSNTYGTAKKQITRNTNGPLHDTHLSPDGTFAFYTTPGASVSIIYTVEIATGAVHEVKGGPNGKNYFPEWSPDSLRIAYSATAFEDRGYFAQIRTVDRQGSEDRIWAISNCFSTPVTWSPDGRRIAYLSGCKEQEFATEMWVIDLGHPVPIRLIEGVNIVSVQWSPTSILDLLKKEFTSEKFGVNFQYPASWQRVNDERYEGDDGFFQISALVGSNSIDRVCHDVAYQKSMPYGSAPQIIKTQNSYEQSCTILPSADQPIEMKGQAAFITEYPSPQTIDGVSYNYFILWADKEHINEISTTIMFLP
- the hpaI gene encoding 2,4-dihydroxyhept-2-ene-1,7-dioic acid aldolase is translated as MAYEEAKKKLRGSICPVITPFTESGAIDEKVFTELINWQIESGSHGISVTGTSGEPSSLTIAERKRVMELAKETIAGRVFFAPGTGSTNHDETMELTKYAEELGADAAMVIVPYYNKPNQEALYQHFKTVADSVTTPIIIYNIPGRSAVNMEVSTMKRLVQDCPNIIGVKEANKDFEHVNRVLLNCGRDFLLFSGIELLCYPMLAIGGAGFISATANVEPTKVAELYNAWVAGDVARAQDLHFELMPLNDVLFKDTNPSPVKVALGMMGKITPKLRLPLGLPSAEIQQEVRESLIELEILPKEVAAK
- the hpaE gene encoding 5-carboxymethyl-2-hydroxymuconate semialdehyde dehydrogenase — its product is MVSVHGLASYKHETQKNILLYINGEFTPALSGKTIKNINPFTNEQINEVAEGQSADVNKAVAAAREAFDHGPWKTMKLNKRMAYIYRIADLIDEEIEKIAYLESLDTGLPISQTRNMVSRASENFRFYARMVESRLVGDAYQVDDEFINYTIHAPVGVAGLITPWNAPFMLETWKVAPALATGNTVVLKPAELSPLSANLLAEVIHKADLPKGVFNVVHGYGETAGDSLVKHPDVQLISFTGETTTGSTIIKNSADTLKSCSMELGGKSPIIIFEDADFDRALDACVWGIYSFNGERCTANSRLFVQEGIKDKFIEALKIRVENIKVGDPLDENTEVGPLIDKGHYSKVKKYLEIAKEEGTEVITGDIPIEFARGNFVAPTLLLKAENNMRVAQEEIFGPVLTVMTFKDEEEVIKLANAIDYGLAGYVWTNDIKRGHRVAHKVEAGMLWVNAQNVRDLRTPFGGSKSSGIGREGGHYGFNFYTEQKIIHVSIAEHRIQQFGKK
- a CDS encoding ABC transporter substrate-binding protein, with the protein product MKNYWRKMAVVVFSAALLLSACGGEEKKGSSEKNEETKKYKIGVTQIVEHPSLNAAFEGFKKAIEDAGLDVEYLVQNAQNDNSANTTIATNLVNSNVDLIFANSTPSAQAVASATQEIPIVFTSVTDAVGAELVKSLESPGGNVTGTIDLHPDVIPQTLTFLKEQLGAKNVGMIFNSGEQNARAQMDKVHEVIKDMDLNVVEAPVATSADVKQAVDSLIGKVDSLYIIKDNTVVSALESVTSVAYDNKLPMMVGELDSVKRGGLAAYGFNYHDLGYETGQMAVKILKGESKASELPVQVPKNLKFVINEETASKIGLEIKEEWKAELSE
- the hpaD gene encoding 3,4-dihydroxyphenylacetate 2,3-dioxygenase produces the protein MDFSIIRIARTVLHVLDLQVSRKFYVDGLGMIETESDENHIYLRGLEEHSHHSLLLKKADKVAVEVLSYKVEKEQDLDEIEKLFISQGLKTKWIAKGQQHAIGRTLRAHDISGIPLEFFAEMHTVDRMLQRYDLYRGAKIQRIDHVNCAVPDVQKAYNFYVDHLGFSCSEYTDTEDGDLWAAWLYRKPTVHDQAFMSGPGPKLHHFAYSLTDRLSVLDCCDVLASMGYANSIERGPGRHGLSNAFFLYLRDPDGHRIELYTGDYLTSDPDLKPKRWDLNDPLRQTFWGHKAPDCWFNETSTFLDIETGEEIECTEPLLEQRQPKIMA
- a CDS encoding VLRF1 family aeRF1-type release factor, encoding MSLSKEIQTLKNFQCEDRCVLSVYLNTNPGDPEQLNGAWRIHLKSGLKRIDEYLKASDDEKEIKAFNAVKTKIEKEVEDNKNDLSKGVVIFASADPELWSVHYVQVPVKTSFHWENHPVTQEMEYMYKAYPEAGIILPSFGEVRILDTAMGAVIGEVTYEFDPNLEGWGERSKASAAHNVGMGSSKGDAIEPRLRENLQRFYKGMGEIVAKLKKERGWAEIHVSGEADLANAFAETLREKPASCIYKNLNNSKPSDVLHQVFEK